The proteins below come from a single Parageobacillus toebii NBRC 107807 genomic window:
- a CDS encoding MalY/PatB family protein, whose amino-acid sequence MYSFDDVIDRRNTHSLKWDDTERVFGAKDVLPLWVADMDFPAPQAVIKALHERIAHGIFGYTVIPNSLKDAIKNWLKLRHQWEIEPSWLSFSTGVVPEIANAIEAFTEQNDRIVVFTPVYPPLFQLVKKHQRTLVTSPLRLAENRYEIDWEDFEKKIQGAKLLLLCSPHNPGGRVWTYEELTKIGELCIKHNVIVVSDEIHADLTFLPHRHVPFASIDPAFAENSVTCIAPTKTFNLAGLQAAAAIIPNETLKRQFNKVQQRQGFFTLNTFAVAGTEAAYRHGQEWLDALLRYLQENIDYLCSYIEANLPKLRVIRPEATYLVWIDCRQLDVTEQQLRQLLLEKGKIAVEFGSKFGEEGRGFIRMNVACPRKTLEDALFRLSVALQ is encoded by the coding sequence ATGTATTCGTTTGACGATGTCATCGACCGCCGCAATACCCACTCCCTGAAATGGGATGATACAGAGCGCGTTTTTGGAGCGAAAGACGTGCTGCCATTGTGGGTAGCGGATATGGATTTTCCAGCCCCTCAAGCCGTCATAAAAGCGCTGCATGAACGAATTGCACACGGTATTTTCGGATATACAGTCATTCCCAATTCGCTAAAAGACGCCATAAAGAATTGGCTCAAGTTGCGGCATCAATGGGAGATTGAACCATCCTGGCTTTCGTTTTCTACTGGTGTAGTGCCGGAGATTGCCAATGCCATCGAAGCGTTTACGGAACAAAATGACCGCATCGTCGTCTTTACGCCTGTATATCCTCCGCTGTTTCAGCTTGTTAAAAAACATCAGCGCACGCTTGTAACAAGCCCTTTGCGACTTGCAGAAAACCGCTATGAAATCGATTGGGAAGATTTCGAGAAAAAAATTCAAGGTGCCAAATTATTGCTGTTATGCAGCCCTCATAACCCTGGAGGTCGTGTTTGGACATATGAGGAATTAACGAAAATAGGGGAATTATGCATCAAACATAACGTCATCGTCGTTTCCGACGAAATTCACGCCGATTTGACATTTCTGCCGCACCGACATGTTCCGTTCGCTTCGATTGATCCGGCATTTGCGGAAAACAGCGTCACATGCATCGCTCCGACGAAAACATTTAACCTTGCCGGACTGCAAGCGGCCGCTGCGATTATTCCAAACGAAACATTAAAACGGCAATTTAACAAAGTACAACAACGGCAAGGCTTTTTTACACTCAACACCTTCGCGGTTGCCGGCACCGAAGCAGCTTACCGGCACGGTCAGGAATGGCTCGATGCATTATTGCGATATTTACAAGAAAATATTGATTACTTATGTTCTTACATAGAAGCAAACTTGCCAAAACTTCGTGTCATTCGCCCTGAAGCGACATATCTCGTGTGGATCGATTGCCGGCAACTAGATGTGACAGAACAACAACTAAGGCAGCTTCTTTTAGAGAAAGGGAAGATTGCTGTAGAATTTGGAAGCAAATTCGGAGAAGAAGGGAGAGGATTTATTCGCATGAATGTTGCTTGCCCGCGAAAAACGTTAGAAGATGCTCTTTTCCGCCTATCAGTTGCGTTGCAATAG